The following proteins come from a genomic window of Candidatus Thiodiazotropha sp. CDECU1:
- a CDS encoding LamG domain-containing protein, producing MQNYTQQHDGWVGRLIAITLSVSTIFGIQGCQDGVSTESLQPTTVSTSTYTGPAARTSDIQGFRVSVWEPLRAENRCGSCHNAGGQAPLFVREDDVNQAYEAANPHVNRAEPDQSSLVTKVANGHNCWEASDSACATIITNYIESWVGDGAGGGRQIELEAPPNKVIGESKSFPDDPSLFATYVHPLLTDYCSECHVEDAAAPQSPFFATADSNVAYTAVKTSIDLDTPANSRLVQRLIELHNCWDDCTANSLEMQGAIDQMASNISPTPIDPALVVSSALSLPEGTVASGGSRYENAVIALFEFKTGSGSIAYDTSGVDPAINLSISGGVTWVEGWGLDFSDGKAQGSTGDSRKISQLIQATGEYTVEAWVVPANVTQEGPARIISYSAGTDVRNVTLGQTLYNYNHLHRSSTTDGNGEPAHSTSDDDEDLQATEQHVVATFDPENGRRLYVDGVFTDDLDETAPGNLNDWDDSYALVLGNEASSDRPWAGKIRLLAIHNRALNAEQVKQNFDAGVGEKYFLLFNVTDLLNLPQSYVMFEVSQYDNYSYLFRQPKFISLDESVMPGSIPLEGMRIGINGKEAAVGQAYARLATTINDSEYTANGQLLSTMATTIPSEKGSDSDEFFLTFERLGSHTNVYTEPAVLPPAEPADGEPVSEIGLRTFDEINATMASLTGVSPSLESVQTTYTTIRQQLPSSEDINGFLSSHQVAVSQLAIEYCSSMVDDTTLRAAMFPGFDFNTNANDIQSATWQNQVVAPLMSQFMGEQLSTQPAPSLVEGELMNLLTGSVGLARCSGTCEADRTEKATKAACASLLGSAVVLLQ from the coding sequence ATGCAGAACTACACACAACAGCATGATGGATGGGTGGGAAGATTAATCGCCATCACCCTTTCCGTATCCACAATCTTCGGCATACAGGGCTGTCAGGACGGGGTCAGTACCGAAAGCCTCCAACCTACCACGGTTTCCACCAGTACTTACACTGGACCTGCCGCCCGCACCTCTGACATCCAAGGCTTCCGGGTGAGTGTATGGGAACCCCTGCGGGCGGAAAATCGCTGCGGCTCCTGCCACAATGCCGGGGGTCAGGCACCGCTATTCGTGCGTGAAGATGATGTCAATCAGGCCTACGAGGCAGCCAATCCCCATGTCAACAGAGCGGAACCAGACCAATCCTCCCTGGTCACCAAGGTTGCGAATGGACACAACTGCTGGGAGGCCAGTGACTCTGCTTGCGCCACCATCATCACCAACTATATAGAATCCTGGGTAGGCGACGGTGCCGGAGGTGGACGGCAAATCGAACTCGAAGCACCACCCAACAAGGTTATCGGCGAAAGCAAGTCCTTTCCCGACGATCCCAGCCTGTTTGCAACCTATGTACACCCGTTGCTGACAGATTACTGTTCAGAATGTCATGTCGAAGATGCAGCCGCCCCACAGTCGCCCTTCTTCGCCACTGCGGACAGCAATGTTGCCTATACCGCAGTCAAGACCTCGATCGATCTGGATACGCCGGCCAACTCCCGCCTGGTACAACGTCTGATCGAACTCCACAACTGCTGGGACGACTGCACCGCCAACTCCCTGGAGATGCAGGGCGCCATTGACCAGATGGCCAGCAACATCTCACCCACCCCCATCGACCCGGCACTGGTGGTGAGCAGCGCCTTGAGTCTTCCGGAAGGGACCGTGGCCAGTGGTGGCAGCCGCTACGAGAACGCCGTCATCGCTTTGTTTGAGTTCAAGACAGGTAGCGGCAGTATCGCCTACGATACCAGTGGCGTCGATCCCGCTATCAACCTGAGTATCAGTGGCGGGGTCACCTGGGTTGAGGGCTGGGGCCTCGACTTTAGCGATGGTAAGGCCCAAGGCAGTACCGGTGACAGCCGCAAGATCTCACAATTGATTCAAGCCACCGGTGAATACACCGTTGAGGCCTGGGTGGTTCCAGCCAATGTCACCCAGGAGGGACCCGCGCGGATTATCAGCTACTCTGCCGGTACCGATGTGCGTAACGTCACCCTCGGTCAGACCCTCTACAACTACAACCACCTGCATCGTTCCAGCACCACCGACGGTAATGGCGAACCCGCCCACTCCACCTCTGACGATGATGAAGATCTGCAGGCGACAGAACAGCATGTGGTGGCCACCTTCGATCCTGAAAACGGGCGACGCCTGTATGTGGATGGGGTGTTTACCGACGACCTTGACGAAACCGCCCCCGGCAATCTGAACGATTGGGATGACAGCTATGCCCTGGTACTGGGCAATGAGGCCTCCAGCGACCGACCCTGGGCAGGTAAGATACGCTTGTTGGCGATCCACAACCGGGCACTGAATGCAGAGCAGGTCAAACAGAATTTCGATGCCGGTGTGGGCGAGAAATATTTCTTACTCTTCAATGTCACCGACCTGCTCAATCTGCCTCAGAGTTATGTCATGTTTGAGGTCAGCCAGTACGACAACTACAGCTATCTTTTCCGTCAACCCAAGTTTATCAGCCTGGACGAAAGCGTCATGCCGGGTTCAATCCCACTCGAGGGCATGCGTATCGGTATCAATGGCAAAGAGGCGGCCGTGGGACAGGCCTACGCACGTTTGGCGACAACCATCAATGACAGCGAATACACGGCCAATGGTCAGTTATTGTCGACCATGGCAACCACCATCCCCTCCGAGAAGGGTTCCGATAGCGACGAGTTTTTCCTCACCTTCGAGCGGCTTGGATCACATACCAACGTCTACACCGAACCGGCTGTACTGCCTCCGGCGGAACCGGCAGATGGTGAACCTGTATCGGAGATCGGACTCCGCACCTTTGATGAGATAAACGCCACCATGGCATCTCTGACGGGTGTCAGCCCCTCCCTGGAATCGGTACAGACCACCTATACCACTATCAGGCAGCAGCTGCCATCGTCGGAAGATATCAATGGATTCCTCTCGTCCCATCAAGTGGCGGTATCACAATTGGCGATTGAGTATTGCAGTTCAATGGTTGACGACACCACACTGCGTGCCGCGATGTTTCCCGGTTTCGACTTCAACACCAATGCCAATGACATTCAGAGCGCCACCTGGCAGAACCAGGTGGTCGCGCCACTGATGAGTCAGTTCATGGGTGAGCAGTTGTCCACCCAACCTGCACCATCTCTGGTTGAGGGCGAACTGATGAACCTGTTGACAGGTAGCGTGGGACTGGCCAGGTGTAGCGGCACATGTGAAGCGGACCGCACAGAAAAGGCGACCAAAGCTGCCTGTGCCTCGCTGCTTGGTAGCGCCGTTGTGCTACTCCAATAG